The genomic stretch CATGAGAAGCACTATAGCAAACCCATGAAGGTTTGTATGTCCTCTTGGTGCTCTAATTTTGGGAGAATATTCAGAAGAGGCTGTCGGAAATATCTGACAGCTTTATGAAAAGACTCATAAAAGTCTTATTTTTGAAATATTAATTAAGTGGAGCGTTTTAAGGAGTAAGCGCAAAGATCTAATAGGCTTTGTTTAGCTTCATTCATCGGGAAGCATTGGAGTGTTTCCTCTGCGAGGCGCGCTTCACGTTCAGCAGCAGCCTGTGTATAGGCTAGTGCATCTGACTCCATAATTGCTTGATAAACCTGCTGGAAAAGATCCTCTGGTAACTCTTCGGCCTGTTCAATGGCGCCGCGCACTAATTTTTTTTGCGCTTGTGTACCATGATCCAATAAATAAATAAGCGGTAAGGTTGGTTTACCTTCTCTTAAGTCATCACCTGCATTTTTACCCATTTGCGCAGCATCAGCGGTGTAGTCCAGGATGTCATCAATTAATTGAAAGGCTGTACCAATATGACGGCCATAAGCTTCAGCCGCCGCATATTGCTCTGGAGTTGATTTAGCTAATAAAGCACCTAATGCTGAAGAAGCCTCGAATAATTTACCGGTTTTATAGTGAATAACTTGTAAGTAGCGCTCTTCATTAACATCTGGATCGTGCATATTCATCAGTTGAAGCACTTCACCTTCAGCAATCGTATTAGTTGCATCAGCCAAGATTTGCATAATCTTGAGCTCGTTGGGCGCCACCATCATTTGAAAAGCGCGCGAATATAGAAAATCACCCACTAAAACACTAGCCGCATTCCCAAATGCCGCATTAGCGGTGGCGCGACCGCGCCTTAAATCGGATTCATCGACCACATCATCATGTAAAAGGGTTGCTGTATGAATAAATTCAACAACGGCAGCCATGTCTAAATGGTGTGCGAGCGGTTTGCCATTAGCAATGGCTTTGGCGGTTAATAATAAAAGTGCAGGGCGGATACGCTTGCCACCTGCCTCAATGATGTAGCCTGAAATTTGGTTAATGAGCGCTACTTCTGAGCTTAAGCGATTGCGAATCACCTCATTGAGGGACTGCATATCCGCTGAAATTGGGCTAAGAATGGTTTGTAAGTTAGTGCTCATTAACTTTTATAAGGAGGCAGTTATTAATAGTATTTTAGTTTAACTCATTGAATTAAATAGTTTTTATTATAAAAAACAGTATCAATTCACTAATTTAGTCATTAATTCTACTTTTTGACTAGAAATTAAGCTAGAGCTATAATTTAAGGCTCTATTCGACATGGGGTCGGATAGATTATTAGATAGAAAGATTTCAATATGTACGCGGTCATAAAAACCGGTGGCAAACAATATAAAGTTGCTGCTGGCGAAAAATTGAAAATAGAACAGATACCAGCGGATGTAGGCAGCGAAATCACTCTTGACCAAGTTCTCGCCGTAGGCGTTGGTGAATCACTGAAGTTTGGTGAGCCATTGGTAAGTGGTGCAGCTGTTAAAGCCACTGTTATTTCTCAGGGTCGTCACGACAAAGTTAAGATTTTTAAGATGCGCAGACGTAAGCATTATCAAAAGCGTCAAGGTCATCGTCAGAACTTTACTGAGATTTTGATTAATTCCATTAAGGCCTAATAGGCAGAGGCGGAGTAAAAAATGGCACAGAAAAAAGGCGGCGGTTCCACACGTAACGGTCGCGATTCAGAGTCAAAACGCTTAGGCGTTAAGGTTTATGGCGGTCAAGCCATCAATGCAGGCGGCATCATCGTTCGCCAACGCGGTACACGCGTTCACCCAGGTGTGAACGTTGGTTGTGGCAAAGACCACACATTGTTCGCATTGGTAGATGGTCATGTTGAATTTGGCGTTAAAGGTGCAGCTAAGAAGGCATTCGTGTCTGTGCTGCCGCGCGCTTAATTAGCCTTACTGAGATAGCGAAGTAAAACTCAACACTCAGAACAAGGCCTCGCCAAATAGCGAGGCCTTTTTTATTGGAATTTATGAAATTTATCGACGAAGCCCGTATTGAAGTAGTTGCCGGCCATGGTGGTTCCGGTAGCGCATCTATGCGTCGTGAAAAATTTATTGAATTTGGTGGTCCTGATGGCGGTGATGGCGGTAAGGGTGGTAGCGTTTACGCTATTGCTGATCGCAACATCAACACATTGGTGGATTACCGGTTTGCTAAAAAACATTTGGCTCAAAATGGTGAGCCAGGTCGTGGATCGGATTGTTATGGTAAGGCAGGTCAAGATATTGAATTGCGCATGCCAGTTGGAACCATTATTCACGACATGGATACCAATGAAGTTATTGCTGACTTAACTTACCATGGCCAACGTTTGTGTTTGGCCAAAGGTGGTGCTGGTGGTTGGGGTAACTTGCATTTCAAGAGCAGTACCAATCGCGCGCCAAGACAAAAAACCAGTGGTTTACCTGGTGAAGAACATAAGTTGCGTTTGGAGTTAAAAGTATTGGCTGATGTTGGTTTGTTGGGGATGCCTAATGCAGGTAAATCAACATTAATCACAGCAGTATCAAATGCTCGACCAAAAATTGCAGACTATCCGTTTACAACCTTGCACCCTAATTTAGGTGTGGTGCGTGTTGGTCAAGAACGTAGTTTTGTGATTGCCGATATTCCAGGTTTGATTGAGGGCGCTGCTGAAGGTGCGGGGCTTGGCCATCGTTTCTTGCGTCACTTGCAACGAACTAACTTGTTATTGCATTTGGTTGATATGGCGCCATTCGATGAGAATATTGACACAGTTGCTGAAGCTAAAGCGATTGTTAATGAACTAAAAAAATACGATGAGTCTTTGTACGATAAGCCACGTTGGTTGGTGTTGAACAAAGTGGATATGATTCCTGAAGAGGAACGTGCAAAGCGTATTAAAGCTTTCATCAAAGCTTATGGTTGGAAAGGCCCAGTATTTGAAATTTCCGCCTTAACTGGTGAAGGTTGTCAGCAGCTTTGTTATGCGATTCAAACAGATTTGGATGCGAAGCGCCAAGAACGTGATGATCAAGAAGAGCATGATGCGGACGTGCGTTTTCATGGCAATGATGAAGACAGTGATTCAGAAGTAAACGATTAATAATTAAAACTAATATTCTCGTTATAAGGGAGTGAGTCGGTGGCCAGAGCGATACAAGATGCAAATTGCATCGTGGTGAAAGTTGGATCAACATTAGTGACTAATAATGGTCAGGGTCTTGATCATGAAGCCATTGGTCGT from Polynucleobacter sp. MWH-Spelu-300-X4 encodes the following:
- a CDS encoding polyprenyl synthetase family protein, translated to MSTNLQTILSPISADMQSLNEVIRNRLSSEVALINQISGYIIEAGGKRIRPALLLLTAKAIANGKPLAHHLDMAAVVEFIHTATLLHDDVVDESDLRRGRATANAAFGNAASVLVGDFLYSRAFQMMVAPNELKIMQILADATNTIAEGEVLQLMNMHDPDVNEERYLQVIHYKTGKLFEASSALGALLAKSTPEQYAAAEAYGRHIGTAFQLIDDILDYTADAAQMGKNAGDDLREGKPTLPLIYLLDHGTQAQKKLVRGAIEQAEELPEDLFQQVYQAIMESDALAYTQAAAEREARLAEETLQCFPMNEAKQSLLDLCAYSLKRST
- the obgE gene encoding GTPase ObgE codes for the protein MKFIDEARIEVVAGHGGSGSASMRREKFIEFGGPDGGDGGKGGSVYAIADRNINTLVDYRFAKKHLAQNGEPGRGSDCYGKAGQDIELRMPVGTIIHDMDTNEVIADLTYHGQRLCLAKGGAGGWGNLHFKSSTNRAPRQKTSGLPGEEHKLRLELKVLADVGLLGMPNAGKSTLITAVSNARPKIADYPFTTLHPNLGVVRVGQERSFVIADIPGLIEGAAEGAGLGHRFLRHLQRTNLLLHLVDMAPFDENIDTVAEAKAIVNELKKYDESLYDKPRWLVLNKVDMIPEEERAKRIKAFIKAYGWKGPVFEISALTGEGCQQLCYAIQTDLDAKRQERDDQEEHDADVRFHGNDEDSDSEVND
- the rplU gene encoding 50S ribosomal protein L21 — its product is MYAVIKTGGKQYKVAAGEKLKIEQIPADVGSEITLDQVLAVGVGESLKFGEPLVSGAAVKATVISQGRHDKVKIFKMRRRKHYQKRQGHRQNFTEILINSIKA
- the rpmA gene encoding 50S ribosomal protein L27, translated to MAQKKGGGSTRNGRDSESKRLGVKVYGGQAINAGGIIVRQRGTRVHPGVNVGCGKDHTLFALVDGHVEFGVKGAAKKAFVSVLPRA